The window caatgtgggatatacatatcccttaataccccctcctcgagatgatggctcttatcggccagaaatctcggaacctttttaagacagttatactcggtcgagcgagtcaattacgacctatatacccggtcgggtagggttaatattaattaggggtttaacttattaggatctgggctctgataccatgttagattcgggtttattatgggcttccaactcaaaactaattggcaattagtggattggccctaaccctttatatattacttaatgtacCATTGATTTTTcaatgtgggatacatatcccttaataccATAACACTAAGAGGATTTTTTAACTTTGGCACGTTTAGTAGATGTACGATAGCTAAACTGTTCATAGAttagttgttttttttggtcataTAGATTAGTTGTTTTAACTTGGGGTTTATGTATGAATTGAGAAACTTGAATGTTTTCTAACTACATGTCAATGATGTCATCATACACACAGAGAAATGACTGCACTAACTAAAGAGTTATAATGGACACATTACTTTACGATAAATCTCAGTCTCACTCAAAACTACAATGATTTCATTCTGTCAAACGACACACACGCACAgaaatattattacatatatgaCTGTATATCATCCAGACATCCACCTCTACCGACGAAGTAATAGATTACAAAAAAGGAAACGAGACATCTTAAAGGAGCCCTATAGCCTTTTGCTTTATTCGCTTGCTTTATGTCTTTCTTGTTTCTGTAAACTCACATGTTATACTTTAGAGTAGAGTGAGGTGTTGGTCCATTTACAATTTTTATGTGATCAAATCAAGAAAATAGCAAAACACTATCTCAAGAGAGGTTCacatgtttttttaaataacttatATTTGATTAATCGTGTAAAACAAAATGTTCACATGTTGCTTCTATTGACTTGCCTCCATCGTCTGCTTTGTCCCATTTGATGTACTCTTTGCCCATGCCTCTTGGATGCctctttatctttctttttatctaaaaaaaaaattgtattacaatatatatatatatatatatatatatataatataacctACTCTTGTTTCATTCATGTAACAATTATTTGCAGCAAATATAGTAATTCAGTGGAATAATGTCAACAAATGTCATTTATCTTTGTTCCTTATTCTCCATGTGAACATATAAGCTTGATATCAGGTTATATTATATTGTACATATCACATAGGTAAGGATATTTACTCACGATGATCTGAAAATCACAAATACAACTATAATCTAGTTTGAAAtgagataaaaacaaaacatatgggaataatttttttgtacaaACATTTTCCCAAAGAAACTTGAACTAAACTAACGTGTATAAATGTTCATGGAGTATAGAACAAATGAGGTTTTTTTTTCATAGTGGAATGAAGCATTTATGAAAACTTATTATTTCATATTAATGTTAGCAAACCCTAACTTCAGTGGATATATGAAAAAGTGAAAACAATGATATGCAAAAGTACAATTTTATAGCTGGTGCACTGAAAAAGAAACAACTTTTCTTACCATTAAATCTTAGTGAGAGTTGgcatcattttaaattttgaaaataataaaaaagctAGATTCGCCTAACTATTACTGTACTATACTGAAAAGTCTTTAAAAAAGAATCTTTtacttagaaaaataaaatgttttgactcttcaaaaaccaaaaaaagagtcattatcttcttcatcactctcacacactctctctctctcttctcttcaacCAAACATGGTTTCCCCTGTCTCACTCTCCCTCATCCtctccttctccttcctcttcctTTCACCTTCACTATCTTCCCCATCAGAGCTCGACATTCTCCTCGACATCAAATCCTCTCTCGACCCACAGAAACGCTTCCTCACTTCATGGACTCCGGACTCCGACCCTTGCTCCCCCGGCTCCTTCGACGGTGTCGCCTGCGACGGAAACCGCCGCGTAGCTAACATATCTCTCCAAGGAATGGGTCTAACCGGAACCATCCCTCCTTCCATCGGTCTCCTCACTAGCTTAACCGGTTTATACCTACACTTCAACTCCTTAACCGGTCAGATTCCTAAAGATATCTCAAATCTACCTTTCCTCGCCGATTTATACCTCAACGTCAACAATCTCTCCGGTGAAATCCCTCCTCAAATCGGAGACTTAGACAATCTTCAAGGTCAGTCTTGTTTATGCATGCGTTCTTGAATTAGTCTTAACTCATTTATACTTCATTTATTACAGTAACAAGATCTTAAGTGTGTCCGGTTTGGTTTTCCttcctctgtttttgtttttaaatgtatattGAGAGTTTTGACacatgttaaaaaatattttaaattttgaccataagtgtattgtttttttaatgaactatttttataatttttaaccaatcaaaagttaataaatatgattatttttatagtttacaatttactattattacataataaaaattgtattaatatgcatattttcatatatttttttaaaaaaaggaagGAATATAACagtagaaaaaaagagagagctaGTCTTGTAACTGGTTTAGATTCTATATTGCTTTTTGCAGTTCTTCAGTTATGTTACAACAAGTTAAGTGGGAGTATACCAACACAGTTAGGTTCTCTCAACAAGATCACTGTCTTGGCTTTACAGTATAACCAACTCTCCGGTGCTATACCGGCAAGTTTAGGCGATATCCGTACGTTAACGAGGCTTGATTTGAGCTTCAACGATCTCTTTGGTCCTGTTCCGGTTAAACTCGCCGGTGCTCCTCTGCTTGAAGTTCTTGACATTCGCAACAACTCCTTCTCCGGCTTTGTTCCCTCTGGTAAAAAATACTTAAgataaccgaaccaaaccaacgGCATAACCGGAACAAACCGGATctaatttcttgttttttttgggtGTTTTCAGGTTTGAAGAGGCTAAACAATGGGTTCCACTATACAAACAACCACGGTTTATGCGGAGATGGTTTCACAGATTTGAAACCTTGTACCGGTTCTAACGAACCGAACCTAAACCGTCCCGACCCAACAAACCCAAAGACTTTCAGAACAACCGATGATGTTAAACCGGAATCTGCAGACTTACAAAGAAGCAACTGCAGCAACAACAACGGCGGGTGCTCATCAAAAGCCTCTAAGTCAGCACCTTTGGGAGTCGTCATGGGACTAATAGGATCATTACTCGCAGTTGCAGTCTTCGCTGGCTCAACGTTCACATGGTACAGACGAAGGAAACAGAGGATTGGAAGCAGTCTTGATGCTATGGACAGTAGGGTAAGCACTGAGTACAACTTCAAAGAACCTTCCAGAAGAAAAAGCTCTTCTCCGTTGATCAGCTTAGAGTACTCGAGGGGTTGGGATCCCTTAGGTAGAGGACAGAACAGTAACAACAACAGTGCGTTGTCTCAAGAAGTCTTTGACAGCTTTATGTTCAACCTCGAGGAGATTGAGAGAGCCACTCAGAGCTTCTCTGAGGTTAATCTGCTGGGGAAGAGTAACGTCTCTTCGGTTTATAAAGGTACCCTTAGAGACGGCTCTGTTGCAGCCATCAAATGTATAGCGAAATCGAGCTGTAAGTCAGATGAATCGGAGTTTCTCAGAGGGTTGAAGATGCTGACGTTGCTGAAGCACGAAAATTTAGTGAGGCTGAGAGGCTTTTGCTGCTCAAAAGGGAGAGGAGAGTGTTTCCTTATCTACGAGTTCGTCCCTAATGGTAATCTCTTGCAGTATCTTGACGTCAAGGATGAGAGTGGTGATGTTCTTGAATGGACTACTCGAGTTACCATCATAAATGGAATCGCCAGAGGTTAGTTCTTTCACAAACCAAACTCTGTTCTTGTAAGTGAAGtctcatgtgttttttttttctttcttcaggCATTGTTTACTTGCATGGAGAGAATGGGAATAAGCCTgcaatagttcaccagaatctATCAGCAGAGAAGATCCTCATTGACCATTGGTATAATCCTTCTCTTGCGGACTCCGGTCTCCACAAGCTTTTCACAGATGATATCGTCTTCTCGAAGCTCAAAGCAAGTGCTGCGATGGGATACTTAGCTCCTGAGTACATAACTACAGGAAGGTTCACTGACAAGAGCGACGTCTACGCCTTTGGTATGATTCTGTTGCAGATACTCAGTGGCAAAAGCAAAATCAGCCATTTGATGATCTTACAAGCTGTAGAGTCTGGAAGACTGAACGAAGATTTCATCGATCCAAATCTTAGAAAGAAGTTCCCGGAGACAGAAGCTGCTCAGCTCGCTAGACTTGGTCTTCTCTGCACTCATGAATCCTCAAACCAGAGACCATCCATGGCAGATGTTGTGAAAGAACTGAATAAACTCTCATGATGTAACAATCTTATCTCCTTTGTAACTGTAGCTGATGTACTTAGGATGTAAAAACAAGTGCATGTGAATGAATATGTTGTGACATTGTCTTCATCTATTTACTCTGTTTTGTTCTTCATTTGATTCACAAGGGGTTGCAGAATAGGTTTACATCATGGTTGCACAATCGTTTTATCTACAAAGAAACTCATGGACTCTTCCATCAAGCTCAATCCAACTACATCCAGGAAtcttttctatatttttctccTTCATCATCGTTCTAACTCTACGAACATCCTTCCACATTCCATTACTAGCATACATGTTGGAGAGAAGCACATAGGAGCTCGGATTATAGCCACCTTGCAAAATGAGGTGTTTCGCGACAAGCTCTCCCGTTTCAAACTCCTTATGGTGACTACAAGCGGTGAGAAACGTTCTCCAGATGACATCGTTTGGCTCAATTGGCATTCCCTCTATCAAGTTTCTCGCCAGCTCTATACTTCCTGATCTCGCTAGTATGTCCACCATACATCCATAGTGTTGCAGTCTCGGTTCTATCTTGTGTTTTCTCCTCATGAGCTCAAAGCAGAGAAGGCCTTCCTTCACCAAACCAGAGTGGCTGCATGCGTTTAGGACTCCAACGAAAGTGATATGGTCAGGCTTTATGGAGCGTCTTTCAATCTGTAAGAGCATGTCGAATGCGGATTCTCCAAGACCGTGAACAGCTAGCCCACCAATCATGGCGTTCCAGTGATCGATACTTTTGCTTTCGATTCCCTCGAAAACTCCCATGGCGTGTTGTATGCTTCCGCATTTCGAGTACATATCGATAAGAGCAACTCCGAGTTTTCCACTTAAAGGAAACTGTTTCTCCACAATGTACAGATGCATATCAATGGCTTTGGATAATCTACCAAGCTGAGCAATAGCAGAGAGAACTATCACTAAACTCGTTTCATCTGGTGTTAAGTGACTCTCCTTTTCCATGTGGTTAAATACTTCAAGAGCTTCCATGTGATACCTGTTTTGAACGTAACCACTCATCATAGAGTTATACGCCACAACATCTCTATGTGGCATTTGGTCAAACAGAGTCTTAGCCTCATGAACCAAACCTAACTTCCCATACCCATCGATCATAATAGCCCAAGTAACCACATCCCTTCTCGGCATCACATCGAATAAACCTTTAGCATCCTCAATCCTCCCATGCTTTACATATCCACCGATCATCGAGTTCCACGAAATCAAGTCCTTCTccggcatttcatcaaacagcTTCGCCGCCACGTTAACTCCATCTGCTCTCTGAGCATACCCGCCGATCATAGAGTTCCAAGTTATCAAATTCCTCTTCTCCCTCGGCATCAAACCAAACAGCTCGCCCGCGGATTCAACCAATCCACATTTAACATAACCATCGATCATCGAGTTATAAGAAACAGAGTCTCTCTGAGGCATTCTATCGAACACCTGCCGCGCGAACCCCAAACAACCGCACTTTATATACAACCCGATCAAGCAGTTCTGGAGGAACAGATCCGACCAAGTTCCAGTCTTTATCAAAAACCCATGAACCTGCGTCCCTTCCTTCACAAACCCTAACCTCGAGCACGCTTTCAAAGCAAGAGAGAACGAGAATTTATCCACGGGAACACCGTTCTCGAG is drawn from Brassica rapa cultivar Chiifu-401-42 chromosome A05, CAAS_Brap_v3.01, whole genome shotgun sequence and contains these coding sequences:
- the LOC103866882 gene encoding pentatricopeptide repeat-containing protein At2g45350, chloroplastic, whose protein sequence is MLVFAHSRHHPWSSISPTIHLLGTCKTSHDLNKLHARLITTGLIKNPDLTTRIVLAFASASASASSRRPFLAEFARCVFHEHHVSSSGEVEDPFLWNVVIKSHSHGVDPRKALFLLCLMLENGVPVDKFSFSLALKACSRLGFVKEGTQVHGFLIKTGTWSDLFLQNCLIGLYIKCGCLGFARQVFDRMPQRDSVSYNSMIDGYVKCGLVESAGELFGLMPREKRNLITWNSMIGGYAQRADGVNVAAKLFDEMPEKDLISWNSMIGGYVKHGRIEDAKGLFDVMPRRDVVTWAIMIDGYGKLGLVHEAKTLFDQMPHRDVVAYNSMMSGYVQNRYHMEALEVFNHMEKESHLTPDETSLVIVLSAIAQLGRLSKAIDMHLYIVEKQFPLSGKLGVALIDMYSKCGSIQHAMGVFEGIESKSIDHWNAMIGGLAVHGLGESAFDMLLQIERRSIKPDHITFVGVLNACSHSGLVKEGLLCFELMRRKHKIEPRLQHYGCMVDILARSGSIELARNLIEGMPIEPNDVIWRTFLTACSHHKEFETGELVAKHLILQGGYNPSSYVLLSNMYASNGMWKDVRRVRTMMKEKNIEKIPGCSWIELDGRVHEFLCR
- the LOC103866883 gene encoding probable LRR receptor-like serine/threonine-protein kinase At1g34110, with the protein product MVSPVSLSLILSFSFLFLSPSLSSPSELDILLDIKSSLDPQKRFLTSWTPDSDPCSPGSFDGVACDGNRRVANISLQGMGLTGTIPPSIGLLTSLTGLYLHFNSLTGQIPKDISNLPFLADLYLNVNNLSGEIPPQIGDLDNLQVLQLCYNKLSGSIPTQLGSLNKITVLALQYNQLSGAIPASLGDIRTLTRLDLSFNDLFGPVPVKLAGAPLLEVLDIRNNSFSGFVPSGLKRLNNGFHYTNNHGLCGDGFTDLKPCTGSNEPNLNRPDPTNPKTFRTTDDVKPESADLQRSNCSNNNGGCSSKASKSAPLGVVMGLIGSLLAVAVFAGSTFTWYRRRKQRIGSSLDAMDSRVSTEYNFKEPSRRKSSSPLISLEYSRGWDPLGRGQNSNNNSALSQEVFDSFMFNLEEIERATQSFSEVNLLGKSNVSSVYKGTLRDGSVAAIKCIAKSSCKSDESEFLRGLKMLTLLKHENLVRLRGFCCSKGRGECFLIYEFVPNGNLLQYLDVKDESGDVLEWTTRVTIINGIARGIVYLHGENGNKPAIVHQNLSAEKILIDHWYNPSLADSGLHKLFTDDIVFSKLKASAAMGYLAPEYITTGRFTDKSDVYAFGMILLQILSGKSKISHLMILQAVESGRLNEDFIDPNLRKKFPETEAAQLARLGLLCTHESSNQRPSMADVVKELNKLS